The genomic segment AGGTAATGTTCCTGTTCAACTTTGTAAACCAAgacctgacacacagtaggtattttaaaaattgtttttggtgTCACCAAAATTATATGGAAAAAAGGGAAGTACACcggtattttaaagtttttttttgttttttttttgtttgtttgttttttgttttacttttcacaaAGGATTTGCTGTAAGTCTTCAGGTCATCTTGTCCAATCCAAAAGCTGTATTTAAGCGTCGTGGATCCCAGCCAGGGATGCAAGAATCTGATTTTCTCAAACAGATAACAACGGTGGAAGAATTGGAACCGAAAGCAAATAACTGCACTAAGGTATTCATTTCCCTTGTGCTCCCTGACCTCAAGCTTCAGCATCAAGAATGTGCTACCCAAGCTGTTTCCTTCCCCTTCAGGTTCTTGTGTGGCACACTCGGACAGAGAAGGTTAATCTAGCCAATGAGCCAAAGTACCACCTGGACACAGTGAAAATTGAAGTATAAATTGAAGCAGCAACTGGTACAGTTTTGCCCAGCCAGTGGATCCATATGGAAGAGGATGTttggggttgaggctgcagagcaTTCAGGTATTGTCTGTTTTACTTCAGTACAACAGCTTTTCTTGTCATCTGATGGACATTTGTTTACATGGAGCTTGTCAGTTAACATAAGCTAATCGGATGGtacaaaatgtatgttttatctTCATTTGTTCTGCATGTTTTCTCTACAACTAAATCGGAAGATTTTTGTACAGTACTGATACTGCAAGATACCACTCTGagtatcttatatatttttttatttttctccaattttcCCTTATAATTAGTAGACCTAAACaggttttaaaaacagacaagTATTTTATCAGGTACACATTCCTGATTCCTGACTTTGCAACATTAATCTTTGGAAGGTTAGTGGCAGTATACATCATAGGAAATAAAAAACCCACAAATGAGAAAAGGTCTATGGATTCATCTGTTTAATATAGGGAAATAACATTTTATCAATACTAGGCACCATAAAATGTAAACACAATTACTGTCATAAACCTGGATATACCTTCAAGGATTCAAAGTGGCTTTGTTTTAGTTACCCTGTTTGCATATAGTGCAGAAAAAGGTCTTCATGTTAGCACTATGTACATTAAGAAGAGATCCAAATTACACAAAAGGCAGATAAAATTTGAATTCTTTAAACATTCATTAAACTAAGTTTTGGAGTAACATCCAGGTTTATCTTCCTTTCACTAACCACGTTCCCTGTTAAGCACATCATAACAACAGCACAGTGAAGtgaatgatgaaataaaagaatttttgatACACTAGAAAACAGTGCTCAGTGAGACATTTACATTCTATTTATATGATTAAACATTTGATCATACAGTACCTTCCTACAGGATTACTGGCTAATTTGGGGATGGGGTTTATACTGTTAGAGGCATTACTAACATGATAACTACTTCCCTTATAGGCAAACATTAGAGCTATAATTTTATTGAGAGGAAAACTGATTTTGCAAGTTGACGAGCAGCTTCTCAAGTAATGCAGTATATGAAATCATGGGAAATATGAACAAAGCTGCCCTTGACATAAAATGGTTTATCAACCTGCTTTTCACCACATCAAATTTAATCAGTACAGACCAACACGGTCAATCAGATCATTCTTAATATGAAtaggtaaaaaggaaaaaaaatatgtatatgaataaaCGGGAACTAGATGCATTTTAGCAAGGAATGTCAGGTGGTAGTTCTGGATGAAACTTGTATTGCAGTTTTCATTTCCATAGTTGTGTGCTGAGAGTCTGACCCGATGAGCTTCCAGACCATCCTGCTGTTGTGCTGGGGGGCTGGCCAAAACCCGCAGTAGGGGTTGCACTACTGATACTCATGCCAGCCATTTGTTGATTCATCTGTGAAACACACAAAAGGCTTAGTTCGAGAGGCTggcttcatttttaattcttgtttttttagcCACACAATTGGtcatttttttattaatgtgaaaACTAGTCCAAGCACTGGAATAAAAGCAAAGTAacatacaaacatttttttaaagtcaatagCTACTTTGTTCCCTTCTTGTTCTTTATTTATCTACTTTCTAGATTCAATTCCCCAAAGATTAACCGCAACTTAAATACCAAAGCAATCTTGGAATTTGTATCTGGGTATATAATGAGTCAGTTACTCTAACTTTCAACTACACTACGATATTGTGCTTTACTACTAATGagtaagaaaattttagaaagtaaaatagtCTAAAGTTATCCTATAAACTTTGTATGATAGCTGTTATTCTGTTAAAATCTTAAATGGCTCTAAATActtcctaaatatttaaaaagtggtcataaagcatttatttctcttgctgaTCTACCAACATAaacatctaaaatttattttcattatatgcAGTAAAGTATAagattatatgtatttttctttaagactagagtcaaatatatatatgtgtatatatatgtgtgtgtgtgtgtatatacatatatatatatatatatatatatatatatatatatatatatatatgcttcttAACCCTGTGCTTCTCTTACTTCCAAAAGTGGTGataagagaaggaaaagcaaGATTTAGCATACAGATTGGATTTAAAACTTACACTCAGAGTTAGACTGTGTTCCTAATTTAATACAGTTGACTTATTTACAGTTTCAAAGACACTAACATGAACTACATCACTAATCAGGCATAACTGTCTGAAGGAGCAGATCACATCTTCATACCTACTAAAGGACATCTTAACCACCTTGCCGTTGGCCAGTAGATTCCACTGATGTGGAGTGCTGAAGAACAGCATCACCCTTCTGCATTATTTGGAAGTAAGAGCCAATGTTAACTCCTTCCTGGTTCATCTAacaccttaacctcctgggctagGTGTGCTTTAGCATGTTGACCATATGACTGACATTTAGCACATACAATTTTTTAGATTCCCAATGGGTCAAGACCAATCTCTTACCTATATTCCGGTAAATGGTGGTAGCAAAATTAATTGGGATAGGTAGTGATTGTGCTAATGTTAGAAATCACTCTAGACTATTCTCTGAATGCTCTAAAGGTAAAGCAAGTGACCACACAGAAACCAAGATTGCCAAAATGCTGGAGGAACATCAGTGGGAAGTATAAAAGGAAGAGGAGTGGGAGCATGAACCTATCTAAGAGCCTTTACTGTGCAGCTACAGAAAAGTCAGAACAGAGCACCCGAAATAGAAGTTGTATCTTAGTGCTAACTTAGGTAGAAATAGGATTTTATAATATGAGGGGATATTTTGTTCACACCTTATGGAAACAATCTTTTTGTACTCTTTTTAACCATAACAGTCATCATAGggtatgtaaaaagaaaatacaactttACGAAGGtttttgaacaaaaataatttttacagagCCATGGGGCAGTAACCATATGACCTGAAAAACAGCCTCAGATCCCTCATAAAATACTGCTTTGAGAATgagactagatttttttttctaataacagACCCCAAAATTGTTAATGAATATAAGTTGTCTAAGTGAACTGTAAAAAATGCCCCACCAGTAAGCTGACTAAAGCTTAGTGCTAACCTCAGAGGTGGCAGAAAGGGAGTCTTTCATGATGCCTAACATAATTTCTGGCCATTAGCAAACAGATTAGGGGTGTTCACCATTAGGGTTACATTCCAATTTGAAGTGAAAGACATTTAACCTTTCTTTACAGAATACTCTAAAATAGGAATAACAACAGCATTTGTCTATCTGATACAACTTCATAATATTTATAGATACTTTTGACCTTATACATATTATCCCTATTAAATTCTTTCTGCCAAATctcaaagcttaaaaaaaaaaaaaagatttagaaaataaatctggTTTCTTTGATTTGAGAGAAGCTAGAAATTAAATGACCCCTACCTGTGAGAGACTCCACTGGGGTTGCTGAGCTTGCGGCAGGCCAAACTTACTCTGAGGTGCACCCATTTGTCCCACCATTCCTCCTTGGGGGCCAACAACGTTTTGAGGAAGTGGCATCACACCAGTTTGTGCATTTCCCATAAACCCGTTGGGCATGGGCATGCCCACCATCATGCTTGGACTCTGCCCCATCACGTTTCCTATAAGGCCAGGAGCTGCAGCCACAGGTACACCCATCGATGGAAAACCCTGAAATGCAGCTGGTGCTTGTGAGGTAAATGGTATATTTGTGGGTCCCATAAACACACCTGtaccacaaaaagaaaatgaatgaaggcAGAGCTATCACGAGTAGTTGCACTCACCTCTATAATCACAGGAAACTGTCTTTCTGAACTACTCACAGCAAACATTTTCATTCCAGTTTGGCTGCTCCTACTACTCAGACCAACCCACGCCTATACCCTCAGAGCTGTTTATTTGTAGAATGCAGACAAATCAGTTATTAACCTAAGTAAATTTAATTAAGAAATGTAAATCCTATGCAACAGCCACACAAAATACCTTCCATTGTGAAGACCAAACTCTGTAGCATGACATCATACAGTTTTTTTTGCTGACTTGTACCACTGGTCTCCCAATACCAAACACAGGCAAGTGAGAGCTGATTATATCTGGCTTCAGTGGATGCAGTGGGTGCCACACAGTTTTAGCTTATATGTGAAATGCAgctcattattttaaaggaaatagtcTGAAAGAGTAATATCTGTAAACAATAAGCCttatgctaatattttgttacaattacaaaaaaattcaTAGATCTTTTGGAATCTGTGTGGTAACTGAAGACTGCTTATCTTCACAGAAAATATACTGTACACAAAGTCAAACTTCATGCAAATCAAGTTTCAATAATTCATCAAAGATAATCTGTGTTCTGTAAGCTTGTGAAACAATAGTGATCTATGAACAGCTTGTTAATTCCAAATAAAAGTTCTGTGAATCCTGTAAATGCCTCtgaatttttaattctaatgCTCATTCATTTCAGCTTCATAATTGTACAaactacaacaacaaaagcaCTTACTACATGGAACaataaagaagatatataaactTATAATTACAAAGAATGTGCTTCTAGTAATGTCACTGAAAGCAGATATCAAAATTCATTACCAGGAGTACTTTGCTGTTGAATGGTTCCTGTGCCATACAAAGATAAGATGGAGTCTTTGGAAAGTTGTTTCTTTGCCACTTCTTCTGATTTTGTAGTCTGCTCAGTGAATAGATCCAGATCCCCAGATGTTACTGTAGACAGGCTTGCAGCTGCTGATGCAGAGGCTGTCCCCTGAGACAAACACCAAAATAAGCTATCAAATTCTGCATAGTAAAGCACAGCTTATCCATTActtaaaatccaaataaagttAAAGAATTAGACAGAAATCAAACAATTGTAGAAGGTAAAATGGTGCCTTTCAAGAGGATCACTCACAAGCCCATACAAAAATATCTAAAGGCAGTACTTCTTAAATCGTTAATGTAAAAGAGGTAGACTGAAGCATTTTCACAGTAAGTTGCATTTACTACCTAAGGTGATGCCAAGTTTTTGCTCATAAATCCTGAATACAATGGGTTCAACAATAGTTAAAGACGAGGCAGCGGTCTGAGGACCACCACTCCATAGCAACTACTGCTTCAAGAAACTGGtatcctttggaaaaaaaaacatttctacgACAACAGACTATAAGAGGATTTGCAGTGGTtccttaaaattatctttttaaaacttgcatCATAAGGTTTTTGTACATCTAATCTAGATCAGTTTTAACCACAACATTAGACTGCTTCTAATCTATCCAGAAATGAAGCTACAGCAAAACTCTGACCATCTCAGCATATGCTGTACTTCACTTTTGGACAAGGGGGCAAAtgaacacaaatacaaataaacatgtaGATATTTAATATACAACAAACATTTTCACTTAACCTCATATCTTGCATACAGTATTATACAATCACAACTGCTAACCTTAATCATTTCTGTAGTCATTAAATCACATTCACATTTGTTATATGGACTTGTTTTGAACATGAAAAGAGTTTCAAAGAATTCTATGAAGACTAGTAAAAGCTGGCTGATTGTTCTCACACTAGAGAATAAAGTGAGTAACAAATACAAgctaaattcaaatatttaatgtcCTCCTAGAACACCATGCAATAAGTTACTATCCAAACATTGTACCTGCAAACTACACGGAACAATATTTTGAATCTTATGACTAAGCAAGAATTATAATAGACAAAAAGccacttaatttttgtaaaaattcaaatatgtaagaaattagatatgatggaatattaaatataacagtatccttgaataaaatatatctaaGCTACCAATGAAGCAGCAGCAGATCATGGAGCTAAAAGCATGGGCTAGAGCCTGTCTGCCAGGACTCAAGCCTGCCCCCAGGACTTCCTATGGTCAACTCAGACATGTCACTTAACTTCTCCTTTCAGTCTCTTTCCTGTAAACTGGGGATAAGCTTGATGATCACAGGAAGTGTTTTGAACAATGGTTGGATTAAATACTTGGTGTTTATtgttaatattgtttaaaaaacaactaCAACACTCAGTGATCTTTTTATCACACTTGGTATCTGTTCAATCTGAAAATCTGCTCAACACCCTGGGGTCTATTCCCTGTGGATGACAGAGAACTAGAAGAAAACCCAAAAGGTTGGGAAGCTATGATTCTAGTCTCATAGTAGAGCAGACTGATACTCACATGCTGTAAACATTGTAATATGAAGCATCTACCTCAACAAGGAGACAATCTAAAAACAACCAAACCTATCAGCAGGGCTAGTAAACACTCAAATGTCCACTTACTTTTTGGTGCTCCACTCACCAGCACTACAACCCCAGGATAAAAGGAGAACAACTTCTGCCTGTCATTCTACACTTCAGGAAGCTGCAGAGCCTCTAACCCAAGGCTTTCTGGCCTTCTGGGCCCCCAGGGCTTAACCAAGAAAAAACAAGACTCAGCCCTTGTGTATGTCTAGGTACTTACTGTTGgtgtatgtatatctatctatatgaAAGAACAgggaaggggtttctccatgtcaatCATTGAGGACTCTGGAACTGCTTCTCCCTAGGCCCCAAGACACATCATACTTCTAACTCTCTTTAGGAAAGACTAGACCCCGCATAGGTAAGGCAGATGGTAAAATCAATCTATTTCATATTCATAAGTTAGAAAATCTTTCACTAGAATACAAATTTTCAGAATCTGTATATACTCAGAAATTAACACAAGGAGTGAAAGAGTACATGGTTCAGAAGAATTTAAAATCTTGGTGTCCAAAACTAGTTTGAGCTCAATTTCACGTATTAAAAACCCaccaaaataagtaaattacatAGTTGCAATATATGCATGAAATCTGTACTTTCAGCACCATCCCCCATTTTCAAaggcattattttgaaaatatgtctgGATTTTAATCTCTACATGAAGTTTAGATGAAAGATGCTACTGTTCACCAAATAAAGAGCTCAACATAACTGGCACAATCTAACCAGTGCTCAATATAAAAATGTTCCAAAAGAAGTATtagatatgattttaaaaattaactctatGTCATACCAGGTACTGCTCAGAATGCTCGAAATCTGAAGGCCAGCCCCCAGCCCTCCTAAAGCCAGAGGCTACACTCCTCGTCATGTCACTACCTGTGCTTAAGAATTATATGAGGTCTGCATTGTTCTACTTGCTACTTTAATACCGAACAGAACACATGACGTACGCTGCAACCTCAGAGGTGGGGGTCTAACTCTCTAGCAGCTGCAAAGCAACTCTCAGACCCCAGTGACCATGCTAAATAAGTCTAGTGGGTGTAACAGCCGCACTACAATGCCAGACTAAAAGTAAATTGCTTTTCACATTCTGATTGTCAAATATTCTAGATACTTCTTTCCAAAGGCACAATATTAGACAATTATTATCACATGTACACCTACACCTGTACAAATTTGTAAGGTAATTAATGTTAATTACTGTTGAAACAACAGTAATAATactgtctctcttttttatgtatgttacaggaggggaagaaggggcaAAGCCATAAAATAAGCTATTTTGCTGAAAATAAATACTACTGCTGCAGACAATTTCGATGAAGATCcacttaaataaattattcttaaatcTACTTATTCCATTCTAATGATAACTAATGActcataataacaataaatatgtgCAACACAAATACGTTACTAGTCTTAGAAGACACtgactttttcttattaaaactcTACATCAGAACAATTCAGATttgactcagtttttttttttaataaaaaaggaaatattgtaTCTAAAAAATTATGCTGTACAAACTGGTTATTTGTAAAGTATAAACTTAGAATCATAAGGTTGTATGCTTAAGAGTAATCTGTTTCCTGAAAGTTcatatatttcacattacagaAATTCCATGTACTGTTAAGAAGACAATTCAAAATTTCTTCACCATTAATACTTTTAGAATATCCTGATCTTTATTATTACTgttctagatattttttaaatcacttaaaaaaaatttaaggctaatttaaaacataatttaccTTCATTctgccattattttaaaacaatgagtaCTGAATTTGCTACAACTTCTGCAGTCAATCTTTACAAACACCAACAGTTTTAAAAGCTCTGAGGTAAGTGACCTTGATCTCAGGAAAAGTTGAGGTAGTCAAGGTTTTTCTACTTGTTCATTCTATACACTGTTGTTTCTCTAAAGCAAGGGTTAAAACGTtaaagatagtaaatattttaggtttcgTGGGTAATACATTCTCTGTTAACATTTAACCTTGCTTTTGTAGCAGGAAAGCAACCACCCACGGTATGTCAACCAGTGGGAGTgtctgtgtgccaataaaactttatttgcaaaaacaagCTGCAGCTTAGTTTGCAAAACCCTGGCCTAAAGAACAGGAGACTTTCATATCAGTTACTGCTCAGAAACAATTCTTCCAAACTTGAAATTTTGAaacttttcaaaaaggaaataagCAGCAACCATATAAAACCATATTCTTATGACTTACCTGAGCTGCGGGCATGACAGTTGCAGGTAAGGGATTAGAAA from the Saimiri boliviensis isolate mSaiBol1 chromosome 4, mSaiBol1.pri, whole genome shotgun sequence genome contains:
- the SMAP1 gene encoding stromal membrane-associated protein 1 isoform X3 yields the protein MQEILVDFERKIENYSGKFQVVVECMQDMGNTKARLLYEANLPENFRRPQTDQAVEFFIRDKYEKKKYYDKNAIAITNISSSDAPLQPLVSSPSLQAAVDKNKLEKEKEKKKEEKKREKEPEKPAKPLTTEKLQKKEDQQLEPKKSSSPKKTVEPTVDLLGLDGPAAAPVTNGNTTVPALNDDLDIFGPMISNPLPATVMPAAQGTASASAAASLSTVTSGDLDLFTEQTTKSEEVAKKQLSKDSILSLYGTGTIQQQSTPGVFMGPTNIPFTSQAPAAFQGFPSMGVPVAAAPGLIGNVMGQSPSMMVGMPMPNGFMGNAQTGVMPLPQNVVGPQGGMVGQMGAPQSKFGLPQAQQPQWSLSQMNQQMAGMSISSATPTAGFGQPPSTTAGWSGSSSGQTLSTQLWK